Within Sporosarcina sp. PTS2304, the genomic segment CGCCGCAAAAAGCTGCACAAGTAGTAGGTGACAACACGGCTCTAGCAGAAGATGAAAAACATGCTATTCTTCAGCGTTTTTTTCCTGAAGGTGTAACAGGTATGGTCAATGAATTTCCTACAACGGAGCAACAGCAGATGATTGTCATGCAAGAAGTGGCACGCCGCTTAAACGGAGAAATTACTTACAGTGCAGATGAACTAGAGCGACTGTTGCGGACGATTCATGCAGACGTGGATCGATTGAAGAAAGCGTTAGTGGATTATGGCTTTGTTGGACAGACGCGTGACGGCAGTCAATATTGGTTGAAGTGAGTGGCAAGGTTTAGAATTTTAGCGAATGGGAAGAGTAGTATTACTTGCGAAAGGAGCGGAATACGAATGACTGCTAAAGAAACTGTACAGAAAATTTTAGATGAAAGCATGGTAGGTACAATGGCGACGGTGGACAATGGAAAGCCGTACAGCCGCTATATGACATTTATGAATGATGGATTGACACTGTATACGCCGACAAATAAAAAGACGGAAAAAGTCGATGAGTTGGAAAGTAATTCTCATACGCATATTTTGCTTGGGTATGATGGAGAGGGCTTTGGCGATGCGTATGTGGAGTATTCGGGTAATGTGTCCATTTCGTCGGATGATGAGCTGAAGAAGAAGTTGTGGAATGATCAGATGGAGCGTTGGTTTGATGGCCCGGAAGATCCGAATTTAGTCATTTTAAAAATTGAACCTGCGGCGATTCGGTTAATGAATAAGACGGGACAACCGCCTGAAGATATTTCTTTGTAAGTTTTAAAGAGGACGGGACTGTTCAGAAAGTCAGTAGTATCTGATTTTTTGAGCAGCCCTTTTTTATGGAAACGAATCAGTTGGGGGTGACGCGAGGTATGTCGTTATGTTGCGTTTCACCTGTCGATCTAGTCGCGAGTCGCCGGCTTCCACTTCACTGAATTGTTCTGTTCTTTCATTTCCACTTATACCCAATCCCCCATACAGTTACTAAAATTTCGTCTATAGGAAAATCTGATTTTTTTAATTTATCCCGTAGATTTCGGATGTGTGAGTCCACGGTGCGAACTTCTGTATACGTGTCGTATTCCCAGGCGACTTGAAGTAAATCTTCCCTAGTGAATGTTCGGTTCGGTCGCTGCATCATGGCTTCTATAATGTAAAATTCTTTCATTGTCAGCCGAACTTCGTGGGTGTCGTAAAGGATTGAATAAGAGTCCAAGTTCAATGTAAATGGTCCTTCTTGGATGGTCTTTGGTTCGTATTCATCTGAAACACGCCGTAGAGCAGCTCGTACTCTCGCTGTTAGTTCACGTTCGTCAAATGGTTTCGTTATGTAATCATCTGCTCCTTCATCCAGTCCTTTGACGACATCTGATGTATTGGAACGGGCGGTTAATAAAATGACGGGCACGGTGGACTGTTCTCTAATTTTCCGGCAAACTTCCCAGCCGTCCATGCCGGGCATCATAATGTCGAGCAGTACGAGATGTATATTCTCTTTTTGAAATAGGTCGAGCGCGGCTTGTCCATCTGTCGCTTGTAAACAGCGGTAGCCATGCGGCAATAGAAATAGTTCAAGCAGATCGAGCATCCGCTGTTCATCGTCAATAAGTAAAATCGTCTTCATGTTGATCCCCATTTCTTGTCATAGTCGTACAGTAAATATGCTTCCTTTCCCAAGTTCGCTCTGCACTTCGATTGTTCCGCCGTGAGCTTCGGTCAACTCTTTGACAATCGCAAGTCCTAGACCCGCGCCGCCAAATGAACGGGA encodes:
- a CDS encoding response regulator transcription factor, which gives rise to MKTILLIDDEQRMLDLLELFLLPHGYRCLQATDGQAALDLFQKENIHLVLLDIMMPGMDGWEVCRKIREQSTVPVILLTARSNTSDVVKGLDEGADDYITKPFDERELTARVRAALRRVSDEYEPKTIQEGPFTLNLDSYSILYDTHEVRLTMKEFYIIEAMMQRPNRTFTREDLLQVAWEYDTYTEVRTVDSHIRNLRDKLKKSDFPIDEILVTVWGIGYKWK
- a CDS encoding pyridoxamine 5'-phosphate oxidase family protein — encoded protein: MTAKETVQKILDESMVGTMATVDNGKPYSRYMTFMNDGLTLYTPTNKKTEKVDELESNSHTHILLGYDGEGFGDAYVEYSGNVSISSDDELKKKLWNDQMERWFDGPEDPNLVILKIEPAAIRLMNKTGQPPEDISL